The Spirosoma radiotolerans genome has a window encoding:
- a CDS encoding cob(I)yrinic acid a,c-diamide adenosyltransferase, which yields MKIYTKTGDKGQTALIGGRRVSKADLRIDAYGTVDELNSWIGLVRDQPVNSERKELLKEIQDRLFTVGSELATDPEKAPKRAMPAITPDDVQVLEDAMDTMDIELPELRAFILPGGHQAVSFCHLARTVCRRAERLIIALNDTTLQTGIGVDELVLQYINRLSDYLFVLSRKMAQELSADEVAWQPRT from the coding sequence ATGAAGATTTACACAAAAACAGGCGATAAGGGGCAAACGGCTTTGATTGGTGGCCGTCGGGTAAGCAAAGCTGATTTACGGATCGATGCGTATGGCACTGTAGATGAACTTAATTCGTGGATTGGCCTGGTTCGCGATCAGCCTGTCAACAGCGAACGAAAAGAGCTGTTGAAAGAGATTCAGGACCGGCTGTTCACCGTTGGGTCCGAATTGGCAACAGACCCAGAAAAAGCACCAAAGCGGGCCATGCCCGCTATTACGCCAGACGATGTCCAGGTACTCGAAGATGCGATGGACACTATGGACATTGAACTACCCGAATTACGAGCCTTCATTTTGCCCGGTGGCCACCAGGCCGTGTCGTTCTGTCACCTTGCCCGAACGGTCTGCCGCCGAGCCGAACGATTGATCATTGCCCTCAACGATACCACCCTGCAAACGGGTATTGGTGTCGATGAGTTGGTCTTACAATATATAAATCGCCTGTCTGACTACCTCTTCGTGTTGAGCCGAAAAATGGCGCAGGAATTGAGCGCAGACGAGGTAGCCTGGCAGCCTAGAACGTAA
- the tyrS gene encoding tyrosine--tRNA ligase, whose protein sequence is MNFIDELRWRGMLNDMTPGTEEQLQKEMTAGYIGFDPTAASLHIGNLATVMLLVHLQRAGHKPFALVGGATGMIGDPSGRSTERDYLSEETLRHNQEGIRAQLARFLDFDSGANAAQMVNNYDWFKEMTFLDFLREAGQHITVNYMVAKDSVKKRLDTGLSFMEFSYQLLQGYDFYWLYKNRNVRLQMGGSDQWGNITTGTELIRRKEGGQTDLREEHHAFALTTPLITKADGTKFGKSAGGNVWLDPAMTSPYQFYQFWLNATDADCPRLIRVFTLLTREEIEELERQHNEAPHLRLLQKAIAKEVTIRVHSQAGYDLAVKASDVLFGKATLETLRSIQANEFDIIFEGVPQTEVSAEELANSKDITDLLSVASRGEVYASKGEARRAITQNAVSINKTKVADPAAAVDLEWLQGRYVLVSKGKKNHLLKKV, encoded by the coding sequence ATGAATTTTATTGACGAACTCCGCTGGCGTGGCATGTTAAACGACATGACACCCGGCACTGAAGAACAACTCCAGAAAGAAATGACGGCGGGCTACATTGGGTTTGATCCCACGGCTGCATCGCTTCATATTGGTAATCTGGCTACTGTTATGCTCCTGGTGCATCTGCAACGGGCTGGTCATAAACCGTTCGCCCTAGTCGGTGGCGCTACAGGGATGATTGGTGACCCATCAGGTCGTTCTACCGAGCGGGATTATTTATCTGAAGAGACATTACGGCATAATCAGGAGGGCATCCGGGCGCAACTTGCCCGTTTCCTTGATTTTGACTCTGGGGCGAACGCGGCTCAGATGGTCAACAATTACGATTGGTTTAAAGAGATGACGTTCCTTGATTTTCTACGGGAGGCCGGTCAGCACATAACCGTCAATTACATGGTTGCCAAAGATTCGGTCAAAAAACGCCTGGATACTGGTTTGTCATTCATGGAGTTCTCATACCAACTTCTTCAGGGATATGACTTCTATTGGTTGTATAAGAACCGGAATGTACGGCTGCAGATGGGCGGTTCTGACCAGTGGGGCAATATCACTACGGGAACAGAACTGATTCGGCGCAAGGAAGGCGGTCAGACGGATCTGCGGGAAGAGCACCATGCGTTCGCGTTGACTACCCCGCTAATCACCAAAGCTGATGGCACAAAGTTTGGTAAATCGGCGGGAGGAAACGTCTGGTTGGACCCAGCCATGACATCACCGTATCAATTCTATCAATTCTGGTTGAACGCCACCGACGCGGATTGTCCACGTCTGATTCGGGTCTTTACCTTGCTAACACGTGAAGAGATTGAAGAACTGGAACGCCAGCATAATGAAGCTCCGCATCTAAGGCTATTGCAAAAAGCAATTGCGAAAGAAGTAACCATACGCGTTCATTCGCAGGCTGGCTACGATTTAGCCGTAAAAGCATCGGACGTTCTTTTTGGGAAAGCCACCCTTGAAACGTTACGTTCTATTCAGGCCAATGAGTTTGATATTATTTTCGAAGGAGTACCTCAAACCGAAGTATCAGCCGAAGAATTAGCCAATAGTAAAGATATTACAGATCTATTATCAGTAGCCAGCCGAGGTGAAGTGTATGCATCGAAGGGCGAAGCTCGTCGGGCCATCACGCAAAATGCAGTCAGTATAAATAAAACGAAGGTAGCCGATCCTGCTGCTGCCGTTGACTTAGAATGGCTACAGGGGCGGTATGTGTTGGTTTCGAAGGGAAAGAAAAACCATTTATTGAAAAAAGTTTAA
- a CDS encoding ABC transporter ATP-binding protein, with product MNYDLSKATGQKEEKNATYKALRKLLALINDEQRILILAFVAILVNSSLTLVSPMLIGYTIDKYVQTKQYDGVLRNAAILLSIYAVAFVTNYVQTRLMGGVGQRTLFKLRNAVFNKLQELPVAFFNQNKAGDLISRINNDTDKLNQFFSQSLMQFVGSIFIMTGAGLFLLFINLPLGAAALSPAILMWVFTKATSAWVKRKNAANLKSVGNLSAEIQESLNNFKVIIAFNRRDYFRKRFDDVNQQSYQTSIGAGLANNVFTPVIGLAANFGQLIVLGFGIYLISTGHFTIGLLISFLSYVTNFYNPLRQLAALWANFQVALAGWDRISHLLALQTDLTTISNPLTGSSAALLSFQNVSFSYPDGTEVLRNIDFDLVSGKTYALVGPTGGGKTTTASLIARLYDPTSGTVLLEGKDIRSYSPQERTRKIGFILQEPFLFTGTVRDNILYGNEAYQSHSNEQLADVIREANLDGLLERFDEGLDTKVQTSGDAISLGQKQLIAFMRAVLRNPDLLILDEATANIDTVTEQLLDEILQKLPEKTTRIIIAHRLNTIESADEIFFINSGQVTQAGSLNDAVDMLLDGKRVS from the coding sequence ATGAACTACGATCTTAGTAAGGCCACCGGGCAGAAGGAAGAAAAAAACGCGACTTATAAAGCGCTTCGTAAACTGCTGGCACTTATCAACGATGAACAACGAATTTTGATCCTGGCCTTCGTCGCCATTCTGGTCAACTCGTCGTTAACCTTGGTAAGTCCTATGCTCATCGGCTATACCATTGACAAGTATGTCCAGACAAAGCAGTATGATGGCGTTTTGCGGAATGCGGCTATTTTATTGAGTATTTACGCCGTCGCGTTCGTCACCAACTATGTGCAAACCCGGCTGATGGGGGGCGTGGGGCAGCGAACGCTTTTCAAACTTCGGAATGCGGTATTCAACAAGCTGCAGGAGTTGCCGGTAGCGTTCTTTAACCAGAACAAAGCGGGCGATTTAATCTCCCGCATCAATAACGATACCGATAAACTAAATCAGTTTTTTTCGCAGTCGTTGATGCAGTTCGTGGGGAGCATTTTCATTATGACGGGCGCCGGTCTGTTTCTGCTGTTTATCAATTTGCCACTCGGGGCAGCGGCCTTGTCTCCTGCCATTCTGATGTGGGTTTTTACGAAAGCGACATCGGCCTGGGTGAAGCGAAAAAATGCGGCCAACCTGAAAAGCGTGGGTAATTTAAGCGCTGAAATTCAGGAGAGTCTGAACAACTTCAAGGTGATTATTGCCTTTAATCGCCGGGATTATTTTCGAAAACGGTTTGATGATGTTAACCAGCAAAGCTACCAAACGTCTATTGGCGCTGGTCTGGCCAATAACGTGTTTACGCCTGTCATTGGCCTGGCGGCCAACTTCGGCCAGTTGATTGTGCTGGGCTTTGGCATTTACTTAATCTCAACTGGTCACTTCACCATTGGTTTGCTAATTAGTTTTCTGTCCTACGTAACTAACTTTTACAATCCGCTTCGGCAACTGGCTGCCTTGTGGGCAAACTTCCAGGTTGCGCTCGCGGGTTGGGATCGAATCTCACACCTGTTGGCCCTGCAAACCGACCTGACAACCATTAGCAATCCATTGACCGGATCCTCTGCAGCGCTTTTGTCGTTTCAGAATGTGTCGTTCAGCTATCCGGATGGAACAGAGGTGTTGCGCAACATCGATTTCGATCTGGTTAGTGGTAAGACTTATGCACTGGTTGGCCCAACCGGGGGTGGAAAAACGACGACGGCCTCGTTGATTGCCCGTTTATATGACCCAACCAGCGGTACGGTTCTGCTGGAAGGGAAAGATATTCGCTCTTATAGCCCGCAGGAACGTACCCGAAAGATCGGCTTTATACTTCAGGAGCCTTTTCTATTCACGGGCACTGTGCGAGACAATATTCTGTATGGAAATGAAGCGTACCAGAGTCATTCCAACGAGCAACTGGCCGACGTTATCCGGGAAGCAAACCTGGATGGCTTACTAGAGCGGTTCGATGAGGGGCTCGACACAAAAGTTCAAACAAGTGGCGATGCCATCAGTTTGGGTCAGAAACAGCTTATTGCCTTTATGCGGGCGGTTCTGCGTAATCCAGACTTGCTGATTCTGGATGAAGCGACGGCCAACATCGACACGGTTACGGAGCAATTGCTGGACGAAATTCTGCAAAAACTGCCCGAAAAAACAACGCGTATTATTATTGCCCATCGCCTGAATACCATTGAAAGTGCGGATGAAATCTTTTTCATTAATTCAGGCCAGGTGACGCAGGCGGGTTCGCTCAACGATGCGGTTGATATGTTGCTTGATGGGAAGCGAGTGAGCTAA
- a CDS encoding ABC transporter ATP-binding protein — protein sequence MATTIPKKEASKKPSSGLLSLLKPYTRLILLLILFALISNGVNLILPILIAHGIDDYSAGKFVLKTMVIEFLAAALLIFIFTYLQSVIQTYASERVARDLRTQLAAKISRQSFAYIQQTNPSRLLTNLTSDIDSVKMFVSQAIVSIVSSLCIILGASVLLISINGLLALAVLTIVPIIGITFYLVLKKVRVLFKRSREVIDWLNRVINESILGSAIIRVLNSQQLEYDKFLAANTDAKDLGLAILRLFAGLIPVISFTANIAALTILVLGGHFVITGSMSLGDFAAFNSYLALLIFPIIVIGFMSNVIAQASASYERVNEVLQAPETSSTGTIDVSLKGDIELQNISVYYGEKPALKDVSFAVKAGSRTAIVGPTAAGKSQLLYLLTGLINANAGTVSYDGKPIASYDEASFHQQVGFVFQDSIIFNLSIRENIAFSDAVTDESLEKAIDTAELRSFVDALPEKLQTVVSERGGSLSGGQKQRIMLARALALNPKVLLLDDFTARVDANTEQKILANVQQNYPGLTLLSVTQKIAPVEDYEQIILLMEGEVVAIGTHPDLMKTSPEYIQIYQSQRSTSQYELRS from the coding sequence ATGGCCACTACCATTCCCAAAAAAGAAGCGTCGAAGAAGCCTTCCTCCGGTTTATTGAGCCTGCTTAAACCGTACACCCGGTTGATTCTGTTACTGATTCTGTTTGCGTTGATCAGCAACGGGGTAAACCTGATTCTGCCCATACTGATCGCGCATGGTATCGATGATTATTCGGCTGGTAAATTCGTGCTGAAAACGATGGTCATCGAGTTTCTGGCGGCAGCCCTGCTGATTTTTATCTTTACCTATCTGCAGAGCGTTATCCAGACGTATGCGTCTGAACGAGTGGCGCGGGATTTACGCACTCAACTGGCGGCTAAAATTTCCCGACAGAGCTTTGCGTATATACAACAGACAAACCCGTCTCGCTTACTGACCAACCTGACTTCAGACATTGATTCGGTCAAGATGTTTGTCTCGCAGGCGATCGTATCCATTGTTTCGTCACTCTGCATCATTTTGGGTGCCAGTGTTTTACTTATTAGTATCAACGGGTTGCTGGCCCTGGCTGTGCTCACTATTGTCCCTATTATCGGAATTACGTTTTATCTGGTTTTGAAGAAAGTTCGGGTTTTGTTTAAGCGGAGCCGGGAAGTGATCGACTGGCTCAACAGAGTCATTAACGAGAGCATTCTTGGTTCAGCCATTATTCGGGTGCTCAACTCGCAGCAACTTGAATACGATAAGTTTCTGGCGGCCAACACCGATGCAAAAGATTTAGGACTGGCCATTTTGCGGTTGTTTGCCGGCTTGATTCCGGTTATCAGTTTCACCGCGAATATCGCTGCATTGACCATTCTGGTATTGGGCGGGCACTTCGTTATCACAGGCAGCATGTCGCTGGGCGATTTTGCCGCGTTCAACAGCTACCTCGCGCTGCTGATCTTCCCCATTATCGTTATTGGGTTTATGAGCAACGTAATTGCGCAGGCATCAGCTTCGTACGAGCGCGTGAATGAGGTGTTGCAGGCACCTGAAACAAGCAGCACCGGCACAATCGATGTTTCCTTAAAAGGCGATATCGAACTTCAGAATATATCGGTTTATTATGGTGAAAAGCCCGCGCTGAAAGATGTTTCTTTTGCGGTGAAAGCGGGTAGTCGAACGGCTATTGTAGGCCCAACGGCTGCGGGCAAGAGTCAACTGTTATATCTGCTGACCGGGCTGATCAACGCCAATGCAGGGACCGTGAGCTACGATGGTAAGCCGATTGCCAGTTACGATGAAGCGTCCTTTCACCAGCAGGTTGGGTTCGTCTTTCAGGATAGCATCATCTTTAACTTAAGCATTCGCGAAAACATCGCCTTTAGTGACGCCGTTACTGACGAATCGCTGGAAAAAGCCATTGATACGGCCGAATTACGGAGCTTCGTTGATGCGTTGCCGGAGAAGCTTCAGACCGTTGTTTCGGAGCGGGGAGGGAGCCTGTCGGGTGGCCAGAAGCAGCGAATTATGCTGGCTCGCGCGTTGGCCCTTAACCCCAAAGTATTGCTTCTGGATGATTTCACGGCGCGCGTTGATGCGAATACCGAACAGAAAATCCTGGCCAATGTGCAGCAGAATTATCCGGGTCTGACACTACTCTCGGTTACGCAGAAAATTGCTCCCGTCGAAGATTACGAGCAAATTATTTTGCTTATGGAAGGAGAAGTGGTTGCCATAGGAACCCACCCGGACCTGATGAAAACGAGTCCCGAATACATTCAGATTTATCAATCCCAACGCAGCACGAGCCAGTATGAACTACGATCTTAG
- a CDS encoding branched-chain amino acid aminotransferase — translation MTTDVLQIELRKAERSRIQEVDFNHLPFGKHFSDHMFVADFVDGQWQNQMIVPFDNFTLSPALSSLHYGQSIFEGMKAFKNEANEIFLFRPYANFERMNESARRMCMATLPEEVFIGGLEALLRVDADWVPGTPESSLYVRPYMFATDTFLGVAPSKTYRFCIFTCPVGAYYTNPPKLKVETEYIRSAPGGVGYAKCAGNYGGSLYPTMLAQQQGYDQLIWTDAREHKYIEESGTMNIMFMIDGKLVTPATSDSILKGVTRDSILQIARSWGIEVEERLVSIDEVIGAIESGRLTEAFGAGTAVGSSPYSLIGYNGKDYMLPEFAPEESFAVRIKDYLSDLRTGKIADTFGWMHQV, via the coding sequence ATGACGACGGACGTATTACAAATTGAATTGCGGAAAGCGGAGCGCTCCCGCATTCAGGAGGTAGATTTTAATCACCTGCCTTTCGGAAAACATTTCTCGGATCACATGTTTGTGGCCGATTTTGTAGATGGTCAATGGCAAAATCAGATGATTGTGCCGTTCGACAATTTCACGCTAAGCCCTGCTCTGTCGTCGCTGCATTATGGTCAATCTATTTTTGAAGGCATGAAAGCGTTCAAAAATGAGGCCAACGAAATATTCCTGTTCCGTCCTTACGCAAACTTCGAACGGATGAACGAGTCAGCCCGTCGTATGTGTATGGCTACGCTCCCCGAAGAGGTGTTCATTGGCGGCCTTGAAGCGCTGTTGCGCGTAGATGCCGACTGGGTACCGGGCACTCCCGAAAGCTCCCTATATGTGCGTCCGTATATGTTTGCCACCGATACATTTCTGGGCGTAGCTCCTTCGAAAACGTATCGTTTCTGCATTTTCACCTGTCCCGTAGGTGCTTATTATACAAACCCACCGAAACTTAAAGTCGAGACGGAATATATTCGCTCGGCACCGGGTGGCGTTGGCTATGCCAAATGTGCTGGTAACTATGGCGGCTCCCTGTATCCAACGATGCTGGCTCAACAACAGGGCTACGACCAGTTAATCTGGACAGATGCCCGCGAGCATAAATACATTGAGGAATCGGGCACCATGAACATCATGTTCATGATCGATGGTAAGTTGGTAACCCCGGCAACATCTGATTCGATTCTGAAAGGTGTTACCCGCGATTCGATCCTGCAAATTGCCCGTAGCTGGGGTATCGAGGTTGAAGAACGGCTTGTCTCTATCGACGAAGTCATTGGCGCGATCGAGAGCGGCCGCTTAACCGAAGCCTTCGGGGCTGGTACAGCGGTAGGTTCTTCTCCTTACTCGCTCATCGGTTATAATGGTAAAGATTATATGCTTCCAGAATTCGCGCCTGAAGAGTCCTTTGCCGTTCGTATTAAGGATTATCTATCCGACCTGCGCACGGGTAAGATAGCGGATACTTTTGGCTGGATGCACCAGGTATAG
- a CDS encoding SPFH domain-containing protein: MEILPMVSTWSWLIVLIVLVVLYKLVLRFLFGMVIVPEDRIGLVTKKYVLVGTDRELPDGRIIATKGEAGYQAQTLAPGLYWWLWPWQYGITMHPFTVIPEGRIGLVLSNDGAELPTGNILARRVESDNFQDTERFLSSGGQKGRQTSVLTPGTYRINPFTFTVTIADMTVIKENMVGIITTLDGDPLQPGQIAGRNVEGHNNFQNIDFFLQHGGNRGLQPQVVLAGSYYINPWAVQIEEIPMTEVPIGHVGVVISYIGEDGEDLTGAAFKHGNIVRKGFRGVWMEPLGPGKYPMNVFTMKVEVVPTTNLVLNWANARTEAHALDRNLSTITVRSKDGFPFNLDVAQIIHIPSVEAPKVIARFGSMTNLVSQVLEPTIGNYFRNSAQDSDVIAFLSTRKERQEAAREHIRAVLEVYNVNAVDTLIGDIVPPDSLMKTLTDRKIAQEEEKTYETQRMAQEKRQGMERETALADIQREVVKAQQSVEIAQRTADAAVKKSEGEARSLKLQVGAESEATKIRAEANAEARRRQAAADAEATKLTADAEAERIAKTGSAEAEKILAIGRSTAEAYELQVKAMGEENFTRFKITEEIGKGQIRVIPDIVINGSGNGTEGSMNGLLGLKLLEQIEERKTGQATKIVDVIVPVDNKAIDKK; encoded by the coding sequence ATGGAAATTTTACCTATGGTATCAACCTGGTCATGGTTGATCGTGCTCATTGTACTAGTTGTACTTTACAAACTAGTACTCCGCTTTTTATTCGGGATGGTTATCGTGCCGGAAGACCGAATTGGTCTGGTGACCAAAAAATACGTACTCGTTGGAACGGACCGAGAGTTGCCCGATGGACGCATCATTGCTACAAAAGGCGAAGCTGGTTATCAGGCCCAAACGCTGGCTCCGGGCTTGTACTGGTGGCTCTGGCCCTGGCAGTATGGTATTACCATGCACCCCTTTACGGTTATACCAGAAGGCCGGATTGGCCTTGTCCTATCGAATGATGGAGCGGAGTTGCCGACGGGTAATATTCTTGCCCGGCGCGTAGAATCCGATAATTTTCAGGATACCGAGCGGTTCCTGAGCAGCGGAGGGCAAAAAGGTCGCCAGACGTCTGTGCTTACACCGGGTACCTACCGGATTAACCCGTTTACCTTTACGGTCACCATTGCTGATATGACCGTTATTAAGGAAAATATGGTCGGTATTATTACCACGCTGGATGGCGACCCTCTGCAACCCGGTCAGATTGCCGGCCGAAATGTAGAAGGTCATAATAATTTTCAGAACATTGATTTCTTCCTGCAACACGGTGGAAACCGTGGCCTGCAACCGCAGGTTGTGCTGGCTGGTTCGTACTACATCAATCCGTGGGCTGTTCAGATTGAAGAGATACCCATGACCGAAGTACCAATTGGGCACGTAGGTGTCGTGATTTCGTATATTGGGGAGGATGGGGAAGACCTGACCGGAGCCGCTTTCAAGCATGGTAACATTGTACGGAAGGGCTTCCGTGGGGTCTGGATGGAGCCGCTGGGGCCAGGTAAGTATCCGATGAATGTATTTACCATGAAGGTGGAGGTGGTGCCAACCACCAACCTTGTACTAAACTGGGCGAATGCCCGTACTGAAGCCCATGCGCTGGATCGTAACTTGTCAACCATTACGGTACGGTCGAAAGACGGCTTCCCCTTTAACCTCGACGTGGCACAGATTATTCACATTCCGTCGGTTGAAGCGCCGAAAGTGATTGCCCGTTTTGGTAGTATGACCAACCTTGTCTCGCAGGTACTGGAGCCAACCATTGGTAATTATTTCCGGAACTCGGCTCAGGACTCCGATGTGATTGCGTTCCTGAGTACTCGAAAAGAACGGCAGGAGGCCGCTCGCGAACACATTCGGGCCGTATTGGAAGTGTACAACGTCAACGCCGTCGATACACTGATTGGTGACATCGTGCCACCCGACAGCCTGATGAAAACGCTGACGGATCGGAAAATTGCTCAGGAGGAAGAAAAGACCTACGAAACGCAGCGGATGGCCCAGGAAAAACGGCAGGGTATGGAACGCGAAACGGCTCTGGCCGACATCCAGCGAGAGGTTGTCAAAGCGCAGCAAAGCGTCGAAATTGCCCAGCGTACGGCCGATGCCGCCGTGAAAAAATCAGAAGGGGAGGCCCGCAGTCTGAAATTGCAGGTGGGCGCCGAATCGGAAGCTACTAAAATTCGGGCCGAGGCCAACGCCGAAGCGCGTCGTCGTCAGGCGGCTGCCGATGCGGAAGCGACCAAACTAACCGCCGATGCCGAAGCCGAACGAATTGCGAAGACCGGTTCGGCCGAAGCCGAGAAGATCCTGGCCATTGGCCGCTCGACAGCCGAAGCCTATGAGTTGCAGGTGAAAGCGATGGGCGAAGAGAATTTTACCCGGTTCAAGATTACCGAAGAGATTGGTAAAGGACAGATTCGGGTTATCCCCGACATCGTTATCAATGGATCAGGTAATGGCACCGAAGGATCGATGAATGGCCTGCTGGGCCTGAAATTACTGGAGCAGATTGAAGAACGGAAGACGGGACAAGCAACAAAAATCGTTGATGTAATTGTGCCCGTTGATAATAAGGCAATCGATAAGAAATAA
- a CDS encoding S-adenosylmethionine:tRNA ribosyltransferase-isomerase: protein MTEMNELSLSQFQYDLPDDRIARFPLAQRDASKLLVYQGGQISHQQFSDLPALLPENSFLVFNNTKVIPARLHFTKPTGAIIELFLLSPFPTEQPISLAMEATGSAVWQGMIGNRKRWRPNETLETTFSTPAGDVTLTVTWYNYEQSAVQLSWQPAEFTFAQIVQYAGEIPLPPYLKRDATDADRDTYQTIYSKQEGAVAAPTAGLHFTPAIFEAISKRAIGYDYLTLHVGAGTFQPIKTDDVRQHHMHTEQVVYTEQIIRHLLEHRDAIIAVGTTSMRALESLYWMGTKLLRNEPDPFRLDQQYAYQLPADQQPSVADSLNAVLTYFRDTDKASIVAQTGIYITPGYPVKLCRGIITNFHQPGSTLILLIATLIGDNWKRVYNDALENQYRFLSYGDSSLLLP from the coding sequence ATGACTGAAATGAATGAATTGTCGTTGAGCCAATTTCAGTACGATCTTCCCGACGACCGTATTGCGCGCTTTCCATTAGCCCAGCGTGATGCATCGAAATTACTCGTTTATCAGGGCGGTCAAATAAGCCATCAGCAGTTCTCGGATTTGCCTGCGCTACTGCCCGAAAACAGTTTTCTGGTTTTCAATAACACGAAAGTTATTCCGGCCCGGCTGCATTTCACCAAGCCAACGGGAGCCATCATTGAATTATTTCTGCTGAGTCCATTTCCCACTGAGCAGCCAATCTCGTTGGCTATGGAAGCTACTGGCTCGGCTGTTTGGCAGGGTATGATTGGCAATCGCAAACGCTGGCGGCCAAACGAGACGCTGGAAACTACATTTTCGACACCTGCTGGCGACGTGACGCTAACCGTTACCTGGTACAACTATGAACAGTCGGCTGTTCAGCTTAGCTGGCAACCGGCAGAATTTACTTTTGCGCAGATCGTCCAGTATGCCGGTGAAATACCATTGCCACCATACCTTAAACGTGATGCAACCGACGCTGACAGAGATACCTATCAAACAATTTATTCAAAGCAGGAGGGAGCTGTCGCGGCTCCTACTGCAGGGCTACATTTTACGCCCGCCATATTCGAGGCCATTAGTAAACGTGCCATTGGGTACGACTACCTGACGTTGCATGTAGGAGCCGGTACATTTCAGCCTATAAAGACGGACGATGTGCGGCAACATCATATGCATACGGAGCAGGTCGTTTATACAGAGCAAATCATACGGCACCTGCTCGAACACAGGGACGCCATTATTGCTGTAGGAACAACATCTATGCGGGCGCTGGAAAGTTTGTACTGGATGGGAACAAAACTGCTTCGAAACGAGCCTGATCCATTCCGGCTCGACCAGCAGTATGCTTACCAGCTTCCGGCCGACCAACAGCCGAGCGTAGCTGATTCCTTGAATGCCGTTCTGACTTATTTTAGGGATACTGACAAGGCGTCTATAGTCGCGCAGACAGGTATCTATATTACACCCGGCTATCCGGTCAAACTATGTAGGGGGATTATTACTAATTTCCATCAGCCCGGCTCAACGTTGATTCTGCTGATTGCTACCCTGATTGGCGATAATTGGAAACGCGTCTATAATGACGCACTCGAAAACCAATATCGTTTCCTGAGTTACGGTGATTCATCCCTGCTATTGCCATAA